A part of Pseudomonadota bacterium genomic DNA contains:
- a CDS encoding helix-turn-helix domain-containing protein, with protein MISTAKTPDRDRDPLAKTGGARHLRAAMAVDVTTVHRGFAHTHHGFPWAFVDKVSGFDPSLSLESAGPNPRISREKPGRKIRPIRNEPTVCPRNETVRHSDRRADRAPGFGPRTEKIMTQENGTETERAPEKAESARRETDVEDDSREEVVRAEDLPPVATVAEIARFLRVRQNLVYSMHRRGEIPGGQRLGRAIRFSTKVVVEWLNSGEPRRSRRKH; from the coding sequence ATGATCTCGACCGCGAAGACACCCGACCGCGATCGCGATCCGTTGGCGAAGACCGGCGGTGCGAGGCACCTCCGCGCGGCGATGGCTGTGGACGTCACCACCGTTCACCGTGGGTTTGCCCACACGCACCATGGGTTTCCCTGGGCTTTCGTGGACAAAGTCTCCGGTTTTGACCCGTCGTTGAGCCTGGAAAGTGCCGGTCCAAACCCGCGAATAAGCCGTGAAAAACCCGGCAGAAAAATACGTCCGATTCGGAACGAGCCGACCGTTTGCCCACGGAACGAGACGGTTCGGCACTCCGATCGCCGAGCCGATCGCGCGCCGGGCTTCGGCCCGCGCACGGAGAAAATTATGACCCAAGAAAACGGAACAGAAACCGAACGCGCGCCAGAGAAAGCGGAGAGTGCACGGCGTGAAACCGACGTTGAAGACGACAGCCGGGAGGAGGTCGTTCGCGCGGAAGATCTGCCTCCCGTGGCGACGGTCGCGGAGATCGCGCGGTTCCTACGCGTGCGTCAGAACCTCGTCTACTCCATGCACCGGCGCGGCGAGATCCCGGGCGGACAGCGGCTCGGGAGGGCGATCCGGTTTTCGACGAAGGTCGTCGTCGAGTGGCTGAACAGCGGAGAGCCGCGCCGTTCGAGACGCAAACACTAG
- a CDS encoding acetyl-CoA synthase subunit gamma produces MTRPRAGRDPLAQPFVEGAFETPGGPILRVLSTLSAADRRGGAKVRWGIGRMDYLVEPGLYAVGSPGVDSPVLVSANYKLSFDALRASLAGRSAFLLVVDTHGINVWCAAGKGTFSATEVTRRIAETHLVEIVAQRRVILPQLSAPGVTAREVEAATGFKAVFGPVRSEDLPAYLDAGCRATPAMRSKSFELAERAVLVPMELVPALKWVAALAAALVLLSGLGGAGGYLSEMASHGPIAALAAVVILLAGAVATPILLPWLPGRAFSLKGAIAGLLAFAPSAIAAWLLLDGGAGVPLALELSGLGLIAMAGAAFLALNFTGATTYTSLSGVKREMRFAVPIEIAGAVAGLGLWLAGRLLS; encoded by the coding sequence GTGACCCGGCCCCGTGCGGGCCGCGACCCTCTGGCCCAGCCGTTCGTCGAAGGCGCATTCGAGACGCCCGGCGGGCCGATCCTGCGCGTCCTATCCACCCTGAGCGCCGCGGACCGTCGCGGCGGCGCAAAGGTCCGCTGGGGGATCGGCCGCATGGACTACCTCGTCGAGCCCGGGCTCTACGCCGTGGGCTCGCCGGGCGTAGACTCCCCGGTGCTCGTCTCCGCCAACTACAAGCTCTCCTTCGACGCGCTCCGCGCGAGCCTCGCCGGCCGCAGCGCGTTCCTGCTCGTCGTCGACACCCACGGCATCAACGTCTGGTGCGCCGCGGGCAAGGGGACGTTCTCGGCCACGGAGGTCACGCGCCGCATCGCCGAGACGCACCTCGTGGAGATCGTGGCCCAAAGGCGCGTGATCCTGCCGCAGCTCAGCGCCCCGGGCGTTACCGCGCGCGAGGTCGAGGCCGCGACCGGGTTCAAGGCGGTGTTCGGGCCGGTGCGCTCCGAGGATCTCCCGGCGTACCTGGACGCCGGCTGCCGCGCGACCCCGGCCATGCGCAGCAAGTCGTTCGAGCTCGCGGAGCGCGCCGTCCTCGTGCCCATGGAGCTCGTCCCGGCGCTCAAGTGGGTCGCCGCCCTCGCCGCGGCGCTCGTCCTCCTGTCCGGGCTCGGCGGGGCCGGCGGCTACCTCTCGGAGATGGCGTCACACGGACCGATCGCGGCGCTCGCGGCCGTCGTCATCCTGCTCGCGGGAGCCGTCGCGACGCCGATCCTCCTCCCCTGGCTCCCGGGCCGCGCGTTCTCGCTGAAGGGGGCGATCGCCGGTCTCCTCGCCTTCGCCCCGTCCGCAATCGCGGCGTGGCTCCTGCTCGACGGCGGAGCCGGCGTCCCCCTCGCGCTCGAGCTCTCGGGGCTCGGCCTGATCGCCATGGCCGGTGCCGCCTTCCTGGCGCTCAACTTCACGGGCGCGACGACCTACACGTCGCTCTCCGGCGTGAAAAGGGAAATGCGCTTCGCCGTTCCCATCGAGATCGCCGGGGCGGTCGCGGGCCTCGGGCTCTGGCTCGCCGGGAGGTTGCTGTCATGA
- a CDS encoding N-acetyltransferase: protein MEQNIQDCEIGEGTRIWHYVNLYGCRIGRNCNIGSFVEIQKGVVIGDNVIVSSHTTLCTLVEVEDDVFIGHGVVTVNDLFPPSRRRTGTDAAWKKTVIKRGASIGSNATLLPVVIGEGATVGAGAVVTKDVPPGAVVAGNPAREVRRP, encoded by the coding sequence GTGGAGCAGAACATCCAGGACTGCGAGATCGGAGAGGGCACGAGGATCTGGCACTACGTGAACCTCTACGGGTGCCGGATCGGGCGCAACTGCAACATCGGCTCGTTCGTCGAGATCCAGAAGGGCGTCGTCATCGGGGACAACGTGATCGTCTCCTCCCACACGACGCTGTGCACCCTCGTCGAGGTCGAGGACGACGTGTTCATCGGGCACGGCGTCGTCACGGTCAACGACCTCTTCCCCCCGTCGCGCAGGCGCACCGGCACGGACGCCGCTTGGAAGAAGACCGTCATCAAGCGGGGCGCGTCGATCGGATCGAACGCGACGCTCCTCCCGGTCGTCATCGGGGAGGGCGCGACCGTCGGCGCGGGCGCCGTCGTGACGAAGGACGTGCCGCCCGGCGCGGTCGTCGCCGGGAACCCGGCGCGCGAGGTGCGGCGGCCATGA
- a CDS encoding 4Fe-4S binding protein — MTERAGSKLVYLADVVTLRLDPEKCTGCRMCATVCPRGVWAFADKKAVISERDACIECGACARNCADGAISVQTGVGCANAIINSYFSKNKGVCCG, encoded by the coding sequence ATGACCGAGCGCGCGGGATCGAAGCTCGTCTACCTCGCGGACGTGGTCACCTTGAGGCTCGATCCGGAGAAGTGCACGGGTTGCCGGATGTGCGCGACCGTCTGCCCGCGCGGCGTCTGGGCGTTCGCGGACAAGAAGGCGGTGATATCCGAGCGCGACGCGTGCATCGAGTGCGGCGCCTGCGCCCGCAACTGCGCCGACGGGGCGATTTCGGTCCAGACCGGCGTCGGCTGCGCCAACGCGATCATCAATTCCTACTTCTCCAAGAACAAGGGCGTCTGCTGCGGCTGA
- a CDS encoding formylglycine-generating enzyme family protein, whose product MMRTDSILLLSLLLLALSCSDNPSVFGPDASDADSDSDNDTDSDSDIDTDSDSDTDTDTDTETCVEVEWVVVEGGVFMMGGPEDTMSGDRLPIHEVTVPSFEMTRTEVTAAEYRCCFLEGACTEPQPPGYEPDTDDPWASLENCNWDLQEEDDRPINCVNWQQAVDFCTWAGGRLPSEAEWEYAARSQGQNVTYPWGEEEPSCDLCVMNDAMGMPGCDEERTWDVCSKPSGNTEQGLCDMAGNVHEWVQDCYHPNYDAAPVDGSAWTTGCPSPTDERIIRGASFIEGSSTYFEVAERGRSEIEKWFVFLGIRCAR is encoded by the coding sequence ATGATGCGAACCGACTCCATCCTCCTCCTCTCACTCCTCCTGCTTGCGCTCTCGTGCAGTGACAATCCTTCCGTTTTCGGACCGGACGCTAGCGATGCGGATTCGGACTCCGACAACGACACGGATTCCGATTCCGACATCGATACCGATTCGGATTCAGATACCGACACGGACACCGATACCGAGACTTGCGTCGAGGTCGAATGGGTCGTAGTCGAAGGTGGTGTCTTCATGATGGGGGGACCTGAAGACACGATGTCAGGAGATCGCCTCCCCATACATGAGGTGACTGTACCTTCATTCGAAATGACGCGCACAGAGGTGACAGCGGCCGAATACCGCTGCTGTTTTCTCGAAGGCGCCTGCACCGAGCCGCAGCCGCCGGGCTACGAGCCCGACACGGACGATCCGTGGGCGAGCCTCGAGAACTGCAACTGGGACTTGCAGGAAGAGGACGACCGCCCGATCAACTGCGTCAACTGGCAGCAGGCGGTCGATTTCTGCACGTGGGCCGGCGGACGGCTTCCGAGCGAGGCGGAGTGGGAGTACGCGGCGCGCAGCCAGGGTCAGAACGTGACCTACCCGTGGGGCGAGGAGGAGCCGTCATGCGATCTCTGCGTCATGAACGATGCGATGGGAATGCCCGGCTGCGACGAGGAGCGCACGTGGGACGTGTGCAGCAAGCCCTCCGGCAACACCGAGCAGGGGCTGTGCGACATGGCAGGGAACGTGCACGAGTGGGTTCAGGACTGCTACCACCCGAACTACGATGCCGCCCCTGTCGACGGTAGTGCGTGGACTACGGGTTGCCCGAGCCCTACAGATGAGCGCATCATTCGAGGAGCCTCATTCATCGAGGGGAGTTCAACGTACTTTGAAGTCGCAGAAAGGGGGAGGTCCGAAATTGAGAAATGGTTCGTGTTTCTCGGAATTCGATGCGCTCGATAG
- a CDS encoding site-specific integrase, producing the protein MSVRKVKRRYPGADGMHAYWMVDVVYEPLVGEPVRVRRKAPVQTRAGALRYEREVRATLASGAVGGKEEKKEVPTLEKFSGEFVDNYAVANNRPSEVASKRMILKTHLVPELGPLRLDEIGPRQVEQYKAKKLGDDYEATTVNHHLKVLGRLLVVAAEWKIIDHAPRITRLREPPLEFDFLDFEEADRLLEACRLGFPEQFALLHTVLKTGMRTGEFLALRWPNVDLVAGRVRVCENFVRGEVLSPKSNKARVIEIGDDAVAVLKEHRHLRSDIVFCAPDGTMLTRDHIRRPLERICDKAGLRHVTWRDLRHTFASHLVMLGAPIKTVQEMLGHADIKMTMRYAHLSPVARREAAKLLDRGSYGSMAAAREERASI; encoded by the coding sequence ATGAGTGTGAGAAAAGTGAAGCGCCGATATCCGGGGGCTGACGGGATGCACGCATACTGGATGGTCGATGTCGTGTACGAGCCCTTGGTCGGCGAGCCTGTGCGCGTGCGTCGAAAGGCGCCTGTGCAGACCAGGGCCGGGGCGTTGCGGTACGAGCGCGAGGTCAGAGCCACGCTCGCGAGCGGCGCCGTCGGCGGAAAGGAGGAGAAAAAGGAAGTCCCGACGTTGGAGAAGTTCTCGGGCGAGTTCGTCGACAACTACGCGGTCGCGAACAACCGTCCGAGCGAGGTGGCGTCCAAGCGGATGATCCTGAAGACGCACCTCGTGCCCGAGCTGGGGCCTCTCCGGCTGGACGAGATCGGACCGAGGCAGGTGGAGCAGTACAAGGCGAAGAAGCTCGGCGACGACTACGAGGCGACCACGGTGAATCATCACCTGAAGGTGCTGGGTCGGCTTCTCGTCGTTGCGGCCGAGTGGAAGATCATCGACCACGCGCCTCGGATCACGCGGCTCAGGGAGCCGCCCTTGGAGTTCGATTTCCTCGATTTCGAAGAAGCGGATCGGTTGCTCGAAGCGTGTCGGCTCGGGTTCCCCGAGCAGTTCGCGCTCTTGCACACGGTGCTCAAGACCGGGATGCGGACCGGGGAGTTTCTGGCGTTGCGCTGGCCGAACGTCGACCTCGTCGCCGGTCGCGTCCGCGTGTGTGAGAACTTCGTGCGGGGCGAGGTGCTTTCGCCGAAGAGCAACAAGGCGCGGGTCATCGAGATCGGGGACGACGCGGTGGCGGTGCTGAAGGAGCACCGGCACCTTCGGAGCGACATCGTGTTCTGCGCGCCGGACGGAACGATGCTGACGCGGGACCACATCAGGCGACCGCTCGAACGGATCTGCGACAAGGCGGGGCTACGGCACGTCACGTGGCGCGACCTGCGGCACACGTTCGCGAGCCACCTCGTGATGTTGGGAGCGCCGATCAAGACGGTGCAGGAGATGTTGGGGCACGCGGACATCAAGATGACGATGCGCTACGCGCACCTGAGCCCGGTGGCGCGACGAGAGGCCGCGAAGCTGCTGGACCGTGGGAGTTACGGCAGCATGGCGGCAGCGAGGGAGGAGCGTGCTTCGATCTGA
- a CDS encoding Gfo/Idh/MocA family oxidoreductase has product MDTGRKIRFGVVGCGRIGSRHAAHIRDNPRAELATVCDVRGERAKAFASEYGGTACLALEELLAIPLDIVSICTPSGMHAEMSIAALAAGVNVLCEKPMALNVADCDRVIAAERASGRRFFLVKQNRFNAPVRALKDAMFHERLGRITLVGADVLWNRNRAYYEKDAWKGTMAEDGGALMTQCSHFLDLMLWIGGPASSVSARMTNLAHDYIETEDTGLVEIAFASGALGVLKYTTCTYRQSVEGSLIVVGTDGTVKIGGQYLNALEHWDVRDLPRPAGADEAPLLPGADGTYKGSQSRHGDVIENAIAVLLDGQEIKTNSAQGRESVEVMQAAYVSALARREVRLPLTGPDAAFKLNEQPPLTGRPKSV; this is encoded by the coding sequence ATGGACACAGGCAGGAAGATCCGCTTCGGCGTCGTCGGCTGCGGCCGCATCGGCTCGCGGCACGCGGCGCACATCCGGGACAACCCCCGCGCCGAGCTCGCGACCGTGTGCGACGTCCGCGGCGAGAGGGCGAAGGCGTTCGCGTCCGAGTACGGCGGCACGGCCTGCCTCGCGCTCGAGGAGCTGCTCGCGATCCCGCTGGACATCGTCTCGATCTGCACGCCGAGCGGGATGCACGCCGAGATGTCGATCGCGGCGCTCGCGGCCGGGGTCAACGTGCTCTGCGAGAAGCCGATGGCGCTCAACGTCGCGGACTGCGATCGGGTGATCGCGGCCGAGCGGGCGAGCGGCCGGCGCTTCTTCCTCGTCAAGCAGAACCGCTTCAACGCCCCGGTTCGGGCGCTCAAGGACGCTATGTTCCACGAGCGGCTCGGCCGCATCACGCTCGTCGGCGCGGACGTGCTGTGGAACCGCAACCGCGCCTACTACGAGAAGGACGCCTGGAAGGGCACCATGGCCGAGGACGGCGGCGCGCTCATGACCCAGTGCAGCCACTTCCTCGACCTCATGCTCTGGATCGGCGGCCCGGCATCGTCCGTGAGCGCGCGCATGACGAACCTCGCCCACGACTACATCGAGACCGAGGACACGGGGCTCGTCGAGATCGCCTTCGCGAGCGGCGCGCTCGGCGTCCTCAAGTACACGACCTGCACCTACCGGCAGAGCGTCGAGGGCTCGCTGATCGTGGTCGGGACGGACGGCACGGTCAAGATCGGCGGCCAGTACCTGAACGCCCTCGAGCACTGGGACGTGCGCGACCTCCCGCGCCCCGCGGGCGCCGACGAGGCGCCGCTCCTGCCGGGCGCCGACGGGACGTACAAGGGCTCGCAGTCGCGCCACGGCGACGTCATCGAGAACGCGATCGCGGTGCTGCTCGACGGGCAGGAGATCAAGACCAACAGCGCGCAGGGCCGGGAGTCGGTCGAGGTGATGCAGGCGGCGTACGTGTCCGCGCTGGCGCGGCGCGAGGTGCGGCTGCCGTTGACAGGCCCGGACGCGGCCTTCAAGCTGAACGAGCAGCCGCCCTTGACCGGCCGGCCGAAGAGCGTGTGA